A single Methanocorpusculum vombati DNA region contains:
- a CDS encoding ketopantoate reductase family protein, producing the protein MRILILGAGAVGLTVAAKLSAHAEVYAVCRKRYADAIAANGFVMTGIWGEGTYHFPCGESAPAGPWDYIIISTKSAATREVCERYRHLFGDAEVVSLQNGIGNEEVIREYTRHVIGAMIITGFEWRAENAVHVSVDGGETVFGRFPDGSDAAVRTLADLFSSSGMRSCVSSAVRSAVWSKALYSCSLNPLGAVMECPYGDLLRVPAWNIITEIVREAFAVSKAEGVELPQKSAEEYLEFLRNEKIPPTAGHYSSMYQDIAGGRMTEVDYINGAIVRLGAKHGIATPVNRTIVNLTHFKEELR; encoded by the coding sequence ATGCGGATACTGATACTTGGTGCCGGGGCGGTTGGTCTTACCGTTGCGGCAAAGCTTTCGGCGCATGCAGAGGTGTATGCGGTCTGCCGGAAAAGATATGCGGATGCGATAGCAGCGAACGGATTTGTGATGACCGGCATCTGGGGTGAGGGGACCTATCATTTTCCCTGCGGCGAGTCTGCACCGGCAGGTCCCTGGGATTATATTATTATTTCTACGAAGTCTGCGGCGACCCGTGAGGTCTGTGAGAGGTACCGGCATCTGTTTGGTGATGCCGAGGTGGTGAGCCTGCAGAACGGTATCGGGAATGAAGAGGTTATCCGCGAGTACACGCGTCATGTGATCGGGGCTATGATCATTACGGGCTTTGAGTGGCGGGCAGAGAATGCGGTGCATGTTTCGGTGGACGGCGGAGAGACGGTGTTCGGCCGGTTCCCGGACGGCAGCGATGCGGCGGTGCGGACACTGGCAGATCTGTTTTCTTCTTCGGGGATGCGGTCCTGCGTGAGTTCTGCGGTGCGGAGTGCGGTCTGGTCAAAGGCGCTGTACAGCTGTTCGTTAAATCCGCTCGGCGCGGTGATGGAGTGTCCGTACGGGGATCTGCTGAGAGTGCCTGCATGGAATATTATTACGGAGATTGTGCGCGAGGCGTTTGCGGTTTCAAAGGCGGAGGGGGTTGAGCTGCCGCAGAAGAGTGCGGAGGAGTATCTGGAGTTTCTGCGAAATGAAAAGATTCCGCCGACGGCCGGGCATTACAGTTCGATGTATCAGGATATTGCAGGCGGGAGAATGACGGAGGTTGATTATATCAACGGGGCGATTGTGCGTCTTGGTGCAAAACACGGGATTGCAACTCCGGTGAACCGTACGATTGTGAATCTGACGCATTTTAAGGAGGAGCTGCGATGA
- the hisG gene encoding ATP phosphoribosyltransferase, which translates to MSDAAKVRLAIPNKGRIAEPINDLMNKSGIHILMSASRQLIAKTVDPQIEVLFVRPIDIPEYVAKGVADIGITGVDMVAERGSDVETLLDLRFGSARLVLAVPEKSPVTTLRDLNGLRVATEFPGICKKYFADAGVDVTLIEVSGACEAAPQLGVADAIVDLTSSGTTLEINKLRVVEELLSSTTNVIANRDALREKHAKIEEILLAFESVIAAKGQCYLMLNVEKAKLEEIRGLIPGLGGPTIMEIAGSDSVALHAVVPHERVYQLINMLKRSGARDILVLDITRMVR; encoded by the coding sequence ATGTCAGACGCAGCCAAAGTCCGGCTTGCCATCCCCAACAAGGGACGGATAGCTGAGCCGATCAATGACCTGATGAACAAATCAGGCATTCACATCCTGATGAGTGCATCCCGTCAGCTGATTGCAAAGACCGTTGATCCCCAGATTGAGGTCCTGTTTGTCCGGCCGATTGATATCCCCGAGTACGTTGCCAAAGGTGTTGCCGATATCGGCATCACCGGGGTTGACATGGTCGCCGAGCGCGGATCGGATGTGGAGACCTTGCTGGATCTCAGGTTCGGGTCTGCCCGTCTGGTCCTTGCGGTACCGGAGAAGTCGCCGGTTACTACGCTGCGGGATCTCAATGGTCTGCGGGTTGCAACCGAGTTTCCCGGTATCTGCAAAAAATATTTTGCAGATGCCGGTGTTGATGTGACCCTTATTGAGGTCAGTGGTGCCTGCGAAGCAGCACCGCAGCTCGGTGTTGCCGATGCGATTGTGGATCTGACTTCGTCGGGTACAACGCTTGAGATCAATAAACTCAGAGTCGTGGAAGAGCTGCTTTCCAGTACCACAAATGTGATTGCAAACCGCGATGCACTCCGGGAAAAACATGCAAAGATCGAGGAGATTCTGCTCGCTTTTGAGAGTGTTATTGCTGCAAAAGGCCAGTGTTATCTGATGCTGAACGTCGAGAAGGCAAAGCTTGAGGAGATCCGCGGTCTGATTCCCGGTCTCGGCGGTCCGACCATCATGGAGATTGCCGGGTCCGATTCGGTTGCACTGCATGCGGTTGTTCCCCATGAACGGGTGTATCAGCTGATCAATATGCTCAAGCGCAGCGGCGCACGTGATATTCTGGTTCTTGATATTACCCGGATGGTGCGCTGA
- a CDS encoding ferritin, with the protein MATKKSGVYDAILKQINAEMYSAYLYLQFSADANAMKWNGAAAWLRAHAAEEMTHATRFYDYLIRKGVDVKFDAIEKPATGAKDLLEIFKAVYGHEIKVTAMINKIMETAVAEKDYAAIAELQWFVTEQVEEEETVRDIVDMLEKAGKSPEALLFIDSRLGSQKE; encoded by the coding sequence ATGGCAACAAAAAAATCAGGCGTATATGATGCAATTTTAAAGCAGATCAATGCAGAGATGTACTCTGCATACCTGTACCTGCAGTTCTCCGCAGATGCGAATGCAATGAAATGGAACGGGGCAGCCGCATGGCTCCGTGCACACGCAGCCGAGGAAATGACCCACGCAACCCGGTTCTATGACTATCTTATCCGAAAGGGAGTCGATGTCAAGTTCGATGCAATCGAAAAACCTGCCACCGGCGCAAAAGACCTTCTTGAGATCTTCAAAGCAGTTTACGGTCATGAAATCAAAGTCACCGCAATGATCAACAAGATTATGGAGACCGCAGTCGCCGAAAAGGACTACGCAGCCATCGCTGAACTCCAATGGTTCGTGACCGAGCAGGTCGAGGAAGAGGAAACCGTAAGAGACATTGTTGACATGCTCGAAAAAGCAGGCAAATCTCCCGAAGCACTGCTCTTCATCGACAGCCGGCTCGGCTCCCAGAAAGAATAA
- the hisA gene encoding 1-(5-phosphoribosyl)-5-[(5-phosphoribosylamino)methylideneamino]imidazole-4-carboxamide isomerase encodes MEIFPAVDVLRGMCVQLVQGERSSATVYGSPRENAERWIRCGARNLHVVNLDGAFSTSSENVKVIRDVVAETDVFVQVGGGIRSIADARGWLDAGVDRIIVSTFATKEPKALRVLADEFGSERIMAGVDARAGEIAVSGWQETAGDYIAWAQLFEQFGAGSLLYTNVDVEGLQAGIAQEPVRELIDAVSVPVVVAGGVSSTADVAALRQLGAAGCVLGSALYSGKIHLEEALKEAYES; translated from the coding sequence ATGGAGATCTTCCCTGCGGTGGATGTGCTGCGCGGTATGTGCGTACAGCTGGTGCAGGGCGAACGGTCCTCTGCAACGGTGTACGGGAGTCCGCGGGAGAATGCGGAGCGGTGGATCCGCTGCGGCGCCCGTAATCTCCATGTGGTAAATCTTGACGGCGCTTTTTCCACTTCGTCGGAGAATGTGAAGGTTATCCGCGATGTTGTTGCGGAGACCGATGTGTTTGTGCAGGTGGGCGGCGGCATCCGCAGTATTGCGGATGCCCGCGGCTGGCTGGATGCGGGTGTTGACCGGATCATTGTGAGTACGTTTGCAACCAAAGAGCCGAAGGCTCTGAGGGTACTTGCGGATGAGTTCGGCAGCGAGCGGATCATGGCCGGTGTGGATGCCCGTGCGGGAGAGATTGCCGTTTCCGGATGGCAGGAGACCGCAGGAGACTACATCGCATGGGCGCAGTTGTTTGAGCAGTTCGGCGCAGGGTCGCTGTTGTACACGAATGTGGATGTGGAGGGGCTTCAGGCCGGTATCGCACAGGAGCCGGTGCGGGAACTGATTGATGCGGTTTCCGTTCCGGTGGTTGTTGCGGGCGGTGTGAGTTCCACAGCCGATGTTGCCGCACTCCGGCAGCTGGGCGCTGCCGGATGTGTTCTCGGGTCGGCACTCTACAGCGGAAAGATTCATCTGGAAGAGGCACTGAAAGAAGCATACGAATCATGA
- the mtxX gene encoding methanogenesis marker protein Mmp4/MtxX — MTEQITIGIGCGADAGKVLRSAEETATAELRIRCYCTPETAGGLSAGPFVELTVCSGPSQRLIDDLLAGTIDGAVRGTLPANETLRYLKKACGVDRLERIALLETVDHQQFFLAPVGVDEGWTIQEKISLINDARELARRFGLSEKTAVLSGGRLGDIGRHPIVDKTIADAEEIAKLTGAVHREILIEDAVKDCGIIIAPDGISGNLIFRTLTFLGHGTGHGAPVVNISPVFVDSSRASAGYGGTLRLTAALIRGNGR, encoded by the coding sequence ATGACAGAGCAGATCACCATCGGAATCGGATGCGGCGCTGACGCCGGCAAAGTTCTCCGGAGTGCCGAAGAAACAGCAACCGCCGAACTCCGCATCCGCTGCTACTGCACTCCCGAAACAGCCGGCGGCCTGTCTGCCGGCCCCTTCGTCGAACTAACCGTCTGCTCCGGACCCTCTCAGCGCCTCATAGACGACCTTCTCGCCGGAACAATCGACGGCGCAGTCCGCGGCACCCTCCCGGCAAACGAAACACTGCGATACCTCAAAAAAGCCTGCGGCGTTGACCGGCTGGAACGAATCGCCCTTCTTGAAACCGTTGATCACCAGCAGTTCTTCCTCGCACCCGTCGGCGTCGACGAAGGATGGACCATTCAGGAAAAAATCTCCCTCATCAACGACGCCCGGGAACTTGCCCGCCGCTTCGGCCTCTCCGAAAAAACCGCCGTACTCTCCGGCGGCAGACTCGGCGACATCGGCAGACACCCCATTGTCGACAAAACCATCGCCGACGCCGAAGAGATCGCCAAACTCACCGGTGCAGTCCACAGAGAAATTCTCATCGAAGACGCAGTCAAAGACTGCGGGATCATCATCGCCCCCGACGGCATCTCCGGAAACCTGATCTTCCGCACCCTCACCTTCCTCGGACACGGCACCGGGCATGGTGCGCCCGTCGTCAATATATCTCCCGTATTTGTGGACAGTTCGCGCGCATCCGCCGGATACGGAGGAACACTCCGCCTTACTGCTGCTCTTATCCGCGGAAATGGGCGATGA
- a CDS encoding histone family protein — protein MADLPKAAVVRLAKKAGAERVGEDAADALVAKAEAYIEEIAKKAYEYAQHAGRKTIKAEDIDLATKE, from the coding sequence ATGGCAGACTTACCAAAAGCAGCAGTTGTCAGACTTGCAAAGAAAGCAGGCGCAGAGCGCGTCGGTGAAGATGCAGCAGATGCACTCGTAGCAAAGGCAGAAGCCTACATCGAAGAGATCGCAAAGAAAGCATACGAGTATGCACAGCACGCCGGTCGCAAGACCATCAAGGCAGAGGACATTGACCTCGCCACGAAAGAATAA
- a CDS encoding methionine adenosyltransferase, whose protein sequence is MKRNISVKHLSQTPIEKQKVELVERKCIGHPDSLADGVAEAVSRALCREYMAECDGGVLHHNTDQGEVVAGESAPAFGGGKIIKPIYFLLTGRATRKFGDTVFATDAIAVNAAREYLKTTIPTFDMDRDVIVDCRMGSGSTDLCDVFNTKKGHTAVPRANDTSFGVGHAPFSQVEQIILGLDDYIANEFRPKNPMLGYDIKLMGLREINTITITVAAAMVDRYCAGISDYVEMKEKMEESFTKVAKKYTDRKVKIEINTADIIRKKTTSVFLTVNGTSAEMGDDGSVGRGNRCNGLITPNRPMSMEATSGKNPINHIGKIYNLLATEIARESCQKVDGIEEMYVRLLSQIGHPIDYPLVASVQCITKRGYDFKEYQSEVEEIVNHRLENISDITRLVIDGKLKTF, encoded by the coding sequence GTGAAGAGAAATATCAGCGTCAAGCATCTCTCCCAGACTCCGATTGAAAAACAGAAAGTCGAACTCGTCGAGCGCAAATGCATCGGCCACCCGGACAGCCTTGCAGACGGTGTTGCAGAAGCCGTTTCCCGCGCACTCTGCAGGGAATACATGGCAGAATGTGACGGCGGCGTCCTCCACCACAACACCGATCAGGGCGAAGTAGTTGCAGGAGAATCCGCGCCCGCATTCGGCGGCGGAAAGATCATCAAACCGATCTACTTCCTCCTCACCGGCCGTGCAACCCGCAAGTTCGGCGATACGGTCTTTGCAACCGACGCAATCGCCGTCAACGCAGCACGCGAGTACCTCAAGACCACCATCCCGACCTTTGACATGGACCGCGACGTCATCGTTGACTGCCGCATGGGTTCCGGTTCCACCGACCTCTGTGATGTCTTCAACACCAAGAAAGGCCACACCGCCGTACCGCGGGCAAACGATACCTCGTTCGGTGTCGGTCACGCACCCTTCTCCCAGGTCGAACAGATCATTCTCGGACTCGACGACTACATTGCAAACGAGTTCCGTCCCAAAAACCCGATGCTCGGTTACGACATCAAACTCATGGGACTGCGTGAGATCAACACCATCACCATCACCGTCGCAGCCGCAATGGTTGACCGCTACTGTGCAGGCATCAGCGACTATGTTGAGATGAAGGAAAAGATGGAGGAATCCTTCACCAAAGTCGCCAAGAAGTACACCGACCGCAAAGTCAAGATTGAGATCAACACCGCAGACATCATCCGGAAGAAGACGACCTCTGTCTTCCTGACCGTCAACGGTACCTCCGCAGAGATGGGCGATGACGGTTCCGTCGGACGGGGTAACCGCTGCAACGGACTTATCACTCCGAACAGACCCATGTCCATGGAAGCAACCTCCGGAAAGAACCCGATCAACCACATCGGCAAGATCTACAACCTCCTTGCAACCGAGATCGCCCGCGAGTCCTGTCAGAAGGTTGACGGTATCGAAGAGATGTATGTCAGACTCCTTTCCCAGATCGGTCACCCGATTGACTACCCGCTGGTCGCAAGTGTTCAGTGCATCACCAAACGCGGATATGACTTCAAAGAGTACCAGTCCGAGGTTGAGGAGATCGTAAACCACCGTCTCGAAAACATCTCGGATATCACCCGCCTCGTTATCGACGGCAAATTAAAGACCTTCTAA
- a CDS encoding ABC transporter substrate-binding protein, with amino-acid sequence MHKKHLLAVAGLLVVCVAMVFAAGCVSEPANTDKTPTVEILYTGAGTMPGLLATGKVDGYIIWQPFVAVGVEGDVGKVVSYSQDLPPAGMWKQHTCCAIGANSEALKNTDLTTSIVALMILGDKYINDYPEKSAELTADWLFSKQDMIYGNITVNSVAAMNASIPTIMFSSEVTDAWLASNEEFIKSQRELKLITGKLASTSAEEAKDLLYDFGPYEAATAQIAAGKLTTPAPVTTPISIGYLPSDHDAPLFVLLKDWQYFKDTYNSYLKPTTDKAGKISEAELFINGEKIVDVKFVEGSGGPQLMTLLSQNTIQYAVAGTPPYISAIDKSTGAISLKILAPIQLEGSGLVASMNSPANDWAGFVQWVTDRSAAGDNVVIADPQLGSIQDVQLKAALKDAGITVITMKQ; translated from the coding sequence ATGCACAAAAAGCATCTGCTCGCAGTTGCAGGTCTTCTTGTCGTGTGTGTCGCAATGGTTTTTGCTGCCGGATGCGTTTCCGAACCGGCCAACACTGACAAAACTCCGACCGTAGAAATCCTCTACACCGGAGCCGGCACCATGCCGGGACTTCTCGCAACCGGAAAAGTTGACGGATACATCATCTGGCAGCCGTTCGTCGCTGTCGGTGTTGAAGGAGATGTCGGAAAGGTAGTATCCTACAGCCAGGACCTCCCGCCGGCAGGCATGTGGAAACAGCACACCTGCTGTGCTATCGGCGCAAACTCCGAAGCACTGAAGAATACGGATCTCACGACCAGCATTGTAGCCCTGATGATCCTCGGCGACAAGTACATCAACGACTACCCCGAAAAATCCGCAGAACTTACCGCCGACTGGCTGTTCTCCAAACAGGACATGATCTACGGCAACATCACGGTCAACTCCGTTGCCGCCATGAACGCCTCGATTCCGACGATCATGTTCTCCAGCGAAGTCACCGATGCCTGGCTTGCAAGCAACGAAGAGTTCATCAAATCCCAGCGGGAACTGAAACTGATCACCGGAAAACTTGCATCCACCTCCGCAGAGGAGGCCAAAGACCTGCTCTACGACTTCGGTCCGTATGAAGCGGCAACCGCACAGATTGCAGCAGGCAAACTTACTACTCCCGCCCCGGTAACAACGCCGATCTCCATCGGGTACCTCCCAAGCGATCATGACGCCCCGCTGTTTGTTCTCCTGAAAGACTGGCAGTACTTCAAGGACACCTACAACTCCTATCTCAAACCCACTACGGACAAGGCAGGAAAAATCTCTGAAGCAGAACTGTTCATCAACGGCGAGAAGATCGTCGACGTCAAGTTTGTGGAAGGCTCCGGAGGACCGCAGCTGATGACTCTGCTCTCGCAGAATACCATCCAGTACGCAGTTGCCGGAACCCCCCCCTACATCAGTGCCATCGATAAAAGCACCGGTGCAATCTCCTTAAAGATTCTTGCGCCGATCCAGCTCGAAGGCTCCGGACTCGTCGCCAGCATGAACTCCCCGGCAAATGACTGGGCCGGATTCGTACAGTGGGTCACCGACCGCAGCGCCGCAGGTGACAATGTTGTCATTGCCGACCCGCAGCTTGGATCCATTCAGGATGTCCAGTTAAAAGCCGCACTCAAAGATGCAGGCATCACTGTTATCACAATGAAACAGTAA
- the mobA gene encoding molybdenum cofactor guanylyltransferase, with translation MTGVVRSAMILAGGDAKRVNGREKYFFFYKGCSFISRLVMTFSGICDEIVIVAKSPEQAAHFDGLPVRCTWDKKRGLGPIGGISSGIEEVKGEFVFIAACDMPTIHQSIVTYLFEHIGDYDAIIPEWENTDLEPLHAVYRVSAVRRYVEGHESLSLRDMVNSLHTLRVGAEEFRQFDPQLETFQNINTLDELQALGPDAAYQEKHPENRV, from the coding sequence ATGACCGGGGTTGTGCGTTCGGCGATGATTCTGGCGGGCGGGGATGCGAAGCGGGTGAACGGACGGGAGAAGTATTTCTTTTTCTATAAGGGATGTTCATTTATTTCGCGTCTGGTGATGACGTTTTCAGGAATCTGTGATGAGATTGTGATTGTGGCGAAGAGTCCGGAGCAGGCTGCGCATTTTGACGGGCTGCCGGTGCGGTGCACGTGGGATAAGAAGCGGGGTCTGGGTCCTATCGGCGGTATTTCTTCCGGGATTGAGGAGGTAAAGGGGGAGTTTGTGTTTATTGCTGCGTGTGATATGCCGACGATTCATCAATCGATTGTGACGTATCTGTTTGAGCATATCGGTGATTATGATGCAATCATCCCTGAGTGGGAGAATACGGATCTTGAGCCGCTGCATGCGGTGTACCGTGTTTCCGCGGTGCGGCGATATGTGGAGGGGCATGAGTCGCTGTCGCTGCGGGATATGGTGAATTCACTGCATACGCTCCGGGTGGGTGCGGAGGAGTTCCGGCAGTTTGATCCGCAGCTGGAGACGTTCCAGAATATCAATACGCTGGACGAGCTGCAGGCACTCGGTCCGGATGCGGCGTATCAGGAGAAGCATCCGGAGAACCGGGTGTAA